gtatattaacaatgaactacatatgtaaaaacaagactactaacttaaagatttttaaacgagacatatatgtaacgattatcgttgtaaagacatttaatgtatatatattatattaagagatattcatacatgataatatcatgataatataataatttaaaatctcatttgatattataaacattggtttaacaacatttaacaagatcgttaacctaaaggtttcaaaacaacacttacatgtaacgactaacgatgacttaacgactcagttaaaatgtatatacatgtagtgttttaatatgtatttatacacttttgaaagacttcaatacacttatcaaaatacttctacttaacaaaaatgcttacaattacatcctcgttcagtttcatcaacaattctactcgtatgcacccgtattcgtactcgtacaatacacagcttttagatgtatgtactattggtatatacactccaatgatcagctcttagcagcccatgtgagtcacctaacacatgtgggaaccatcatttggcaactagcatgaaatatctcataaaattacaaaaatatgagtaatcattcatgacttatttacatgaaaacaaaattacatatcctttatatctaatccatacaccaacgaccaaaaacacctacaaacactttcattcttcaattttcttcatctaattgatctctctcaagttctatcttcaagttctaagtgttcttcatatattctacaagttctagttacataaaatcaagaatactttcaagtttgctagctcacttccaatcttgtaaggtgatcatccaacctcaagaaatctttgtttcttacagtaggttatcattctaatacaaggtaataatcatattcaaactttggttcaatttctataactataacaatcttatttcaagtgatgatcttacttgaacttgttttcgtgtcatgattctgcttcaagaacttcaagccatccaaggatccgttgaagctagatccatttttctcttttcaagtaggtttatccaaggaacttaaggtagtaatgatattcataacatcattagattcatacatataaagcaatcttattcgaaggtttaaacttgtaatcactagaacatagtttagttaattctaaacttgttcgcaaacaaaagttaatccttctaacttgacttttaaaatcaactaaacacatgttctatatctatatgataagctaacttaatgatttaaaacctggaaacacgaaaaacaccgtaaaaccggatttacgccgtcgtagtaacaccgcgggctgttttgggttagttaattaaaaactatgataaactttgatttaaaagttgttattctgagaaaattatttttattatgaacatgaaactatatccaaaaattatggttaaactcaaagtggaagtatgttttctaaaatggtcatctagacgtcgttctttcgactgaaatgactacctttacaaaaacgacttatttttccgactataaacctatacttttcctgtttagattcataaaatagagttcaatatgaaaccatagcaatttgattcactcaaaacggatttaaaatgaagaagttatgggtaaaacaagattggataatttttctcattttagctacgtgaaaattggtaacaaatctattctaaccataacttaatcaacttgtattgtatattatgtaatcttgagataccatagacacgtatacaatgtttcgacctatcatgtcgacacatctatatatatttcggaacaaccatagacactctatatgtaaatgttggagttagctatacagggttgaggttgattccaaaatatatatagtttgagttgtgatcaatactgagatacgtatacactgggtcgtggattgattcaagataatatttatcgatttatttctgtacatctaactgtggacaactagttgtaggttactaacgaggacagcttacttaataaacttaaaacatcaaaatatattaaaagtgttgtaaatatattttgaacatactttgatatatatgtatatattgttataggttcgtgaatcaaccagtggccaagtcttacttcccgacgaagtaaaaatctgtgaaagtgagttatagtccaacttttaaaatctaatatttttgggatgagaatacatgcaggttttataaatgatttacaaaatagacacaagtacgtgaaactacattctatggttgaattatcgaaatcgaatatgcccctttttattaagtctggtaatctaagaattagggaacagacaccctaattgacgcgaatcctaaagatagatctattgggcctaacaaaccccatccaaagtaccggatgctttagtacttcgaaatttatatcatattcgaagggtgtcccggaatgatggggatattcttatatatgcatcttgttattgtcggttaccaggtgttcaccatatgaatgatttttatctctatgtatgggatgtgtattgaaatatgaaatcttgtggtctattattatgatttgatatatataggttaaacctataactcaccaacatttttgttgacattttaagcatgtttattctcaggtgattattaagagcttccgctgtcgcatacttaaataaggacgagatttggagtccatgcttgtatgatattgtgtaaaaactgcattcaagaaacttattttgttgtaacatatttgtattgtaaaccattatgtaatggtcgtgtgtaaacgggatattttagattatcattatttgataatctacgtaaagctttttaaacctttattgatgaaataaaggttatggtttgttttaaaatgaatgcggtctttgaaaaacgtctcatatagaggtcaaaacctcgcaacgaaatcaattaatatggaacgtttttaatcaataagaacgggacatttcatatatatatatatatatatatatatatatatatatatatatatatatatatatatatatatatatatatatatatatatatatatatatatatatatatatatatatatataatatcatgtcatatacaagttataacgttcgtgaatcatcggacaaactgggtggtcaaacgttaacacaaaatccgtttcaattaatcaagcttaacaagtttgattgcttaacatgttggaaacatttattcatgtaaatattaatctcatataatatataatcatggaaaagttcgggtcactacagtatgaaGCTATAAAACTATAAATCAAATATTTTTTAAAATTCaaataacaataatacaataaataatgttcattaaaccttttagtaatgtagataaaacgtaTTCATTATGATGAGAAAAAAAGTTTGAAAATATCATACCAGCTCAGTTTGATTTTCATCATCAATAAAAGCCATGTATGAAGGAGATCTTCTATAAGGAGCCATTAGAAAGATTCTTCGTTGAAGTTCAATAACGTCAGTCCATTTATCGGTTATGTTAAACAAATTTTTTGGAATCATGCTGATTGGGTATATAACCAACTCATAATTGCCTTTGTCAATACCAGTAAAGCATAGAATATCAGTTTCTCGAATTTTCAGATCATGAATAATCTAGTTCCATCCAACACTTAGCATTACAGTATCATTAGAGAACCTTAAACCGACCTATGCATTATATCCATGTAGTGTGTGTATCCAAACATTATGTGTAGGTAGAGACTGATTGTAGTATAGTTTGAACTAATTTAATGGCATAGGCTAAAAAAAGAACATGTTTAAAgtgaattaattttattaataaattatatgtaaaAGCAcagtgataatataataatatacattaattgtaataccacttcttgctcAACGCCACTGGAAATTACGTGTACGGACGAAGGTGGCGGTTTCTTAGGATACAGTATCGACATTACACATGTTTGTATATTTAAATGAAGAAACAATAGCATAATTAATTCATTAATGACTTTAAAAAAAAGAAATCTACAAAATTAGTAAATGTTTTTATGGTCCAAATACATGTTTTTAGGGAAAACTATTTTATGCCTGTTATTATTAAGTAAACAAAATGATTTATAGAATTAACGATTAACAAAGATCATTATCATTAATGTATTGATCATGTCCTATTACAAAATACATCCGATGaacatatatgaaactaaatatcgtATACAGTAACAACATCATATCTGTCTGTAAATAGAAATGAAGAAACATTAGCATATTTTATTGATTAtcgattttaaaaataaaattcaaAATCTTATTTCTAATTAACATATACAAATGCAGACATAATAAGGTATACTAAACTATGTAACTCGTAAACTGAAGAAAATAAGCCCGAATACTTGTTAATCAAATTTGAATTACATATTAATTAAAGATTGTAACAAATGAAATCAAGCATTTGATATCTGCAGGTAATGAACTTTTTAATGGATTTAATAACGTTGATGTAAATAAGAAAATTCAAATACTGAATAACATAAGACACTTAcagttttttcttttttttttgtaacTGTTCTCAGTTGCAAACTGTTCTATGAAACGCGTTTACCATCGATAGAACCCTAGTTGATCGATTAAACTGCAGCTGTAAATAGGTTTTTTAAATACGTATTTGGGCCTGTTAATGTGTGTTGTTTATTTTGATTTATTAAGTGGGCTTTTTATTAGCATTGAATTTATGTAATTGAAGGCCCGTTTAATTTGAAGTAGTCTGGTAAAATTTTGGATGATTAACATAATTAGTTAATTGTAGGATTATAATTTATGATGATATTTGTTATTCTATTACAGTTCTTGTTTGTTATCATATTACAGTTGTTGAATTGGATGGTCACCATGTTTACTTTAAATTATCTTTCAGCATTATGTTGTAAAGTTtggaattttttaaattttttcatAGCAATGCAAAAATGCCAGTTTGACTTAACTTATAGTAAGCTGTAAATAAACTTCAAATTTCAAACAGCCAAAAATGTATTACATTACAGAAAACAAAACTTGTTGTTGTAACTGTAGATCTAGCTACTGGACATGAAAATGTCTCGAAATTAAATAAAGCATCGGAATAAGAAAATTTTGAAGAAGCTGAATGTCTTTGTTGAATCCGTTCTGTACAGACTGATGAAtagattttttttaaaatatatgacGTGCTAAAAGCAAGCAGTTTAACATGAGCATTTCAACAACTTGACAGCctgttaaaaaaaaagatttttgcaATATCAGTACAATATACAACATATTATCTGTTAACTGTAAGTAATAATGTGTTCATATTttaaaaaaattacaaaataaaGTGTAATAAGTAATAATATAGTAACATACCACTAAATGTGTTGCAATACTTCTTTGAAGACAACattggtagttttttttttttttttttttttttttttgataattccTTGTCTTTATTAATAATCAGAACCTTTAGTCCATTCTTTGATGTCACTCTAGAAAGAGCTACATATAGTTGGCCGTGACTAAAAACAGGTTTCGGTAGGAATAAACCAACATGTGCTAATGACTGTCATTGACTTCTGTTAATCGTCATCGCAAAGCACACTGCTATTGGGTATTGTCTTCTTTGAAATCAGAAAGGTATCCTTTTATCAGATGGTACAATGAGCATCCGTGGAATATCAGTAATGGTGCCAACATgagtacccgttaaaatttttgctTTAATAATTTTATAGTGTAGCTCTGTTATCTGTAATCTTGTACCATTGCACAGTCCGCCTGCTTGATCAACGTTTCTAAGAAGCATGACTGGTACACCAACCTTTAGTTTTAGATCATGCTTTGGTAAACCACCTACGTTGATGTTGTTTAGGTAATCAGTGttgtataactcattgttaaagtgTGAGTCTCTTTCAGATTGACATATGCTGTCAGAGCTCAAAAATGACACTTCTTTTTCTTGAAGGGCTTGCATCATTCATTCGTTAATGATGTTGACTATTTCATGAGTTGGGGCAAGAATAGCTCGTTGTTGATAATATTCCGGGTTACCAAGGTTTTCTAAAAACTGTGGATATATGGAATTAATAATTGATCCAATTGGATCTTCAACATCATTGATTAAAACATCTTCCGGCATTTCGATTTCTGAAATTCCATCTTCTGTCGGGTTCATAGTGCCATTACCGATGGATAATAACCAATCTGCAAAATTCTGAATTTCTTCCACTTTTCTTTGATTTTCTTCTTCAGACTCACCGGAACCAACCGTTGATAGTCTTATAATATTAACTGTTAGTGTCAAAACAGTAACATGATCCCATAGGTATGAAGAATTTAGAGATGCTCCAACTATTTGTTCCCTAGTTCCGCGTGTAATAACTGGTAATATCTGTCGAAAGTCTCCACCAAAAACTACAATTTTCCCACCAAAAGGTGTATCCATGCTGTTAGGATTGATCGGTCTACATATATCTCTTAAAGAACGATCGAGAGTTTCAATACAAATCCTATTAACCATGGGTGCTTCATCCCAAATAATTAGCTTAGCTCTTCTTATTAACCAATCCAGATTAGTACTTGGTAAAATGTTACAAAATGACTCATCGTGTGGGTTAATAGGTATTGCAAAATGGGAATGTGCAGTCCTACCTCCATGTAATAACAAAGCTGCAATTCCACCGGATGCTACAT
This genomic stretch from Rutidosis leptorrhynchoides isolate AG116_Rl617_1_P2 chromosome 11, CSIRO_AGI_Rlap_v1, whole genome shotgun sequence harbors:
- the LOC139875827 gene encoding uncharacterized protein codes for the protein MQALQEKEVSFLSSDSICQSERDSHFNNELYNTDYLNNINVGGLPKHDLKLKVGVPVMLLRNVDQAGGLCNGTRLQITELHYKIIKAKILTGTHVGTITDIPRMLIVPSDKRIPF
- the LOC139875828 gene encoding uncharacterized protein, which produces MCVNLAKNSNEDNLQPGYSSEIPPTEYRARNFLEGLLCCVLRGLLDDDQEYIDGIKEVSTWGSSHAVRNLFAQLLLTDSLSRLEYVFEKAFEYLSVNIIHHRISAIQPTAEMLQNMTLNEIEKLLQRNASEHCILIDKLTEEQCNAYDTIVKAVHDNRGGVFFLYGYGGTGKTFLWRTLSAAFCCRGEIVLNVASGGIAALLLHGGRTAHSHFAIPINPHDESFCNILPSTNLDWLIRRAKLIIWDEAPMVNRICIETLDRSLRDICRPINPNSMDTPFGGKIVVFGGDFRQILPVITRGTREQIVGASLNSSYLWDHVTVLTLTVNIIRLSTVGSGESEEENQRKVEEIQNFADWLLSIGNGTMNPTEDGISEIEMPEDVLINDVEDPIGSIINSIYPQFLENLGNPEYYQQRAILAPTHEIVNIINE